In Salmonella enterica subsp. enterica serovar Typhimurium str. LT2, a single window of DNA contains:
- the yjbH gene encoding putative outer membrane lipoprotein (similar to E. coli orf, hypothetical protein (AAC76999.1); Blastp hit to AAC76999.1 (698 aa), 92% identity in aa 1 - 698) codes for MKKTHLLSVLALGISAACHAETYPAPVGPSQSDFGGVGLLQTPTARMAREGEMSLNYRDNDQYRYYSASVQLFPWLETTLRYTDVRTKKYSSVESFSGDQTYKDKAFDVKLRLWEESYWMPQVAVGARDIGGTGLFDAEYIVASKAWGPFDFSLGLGWGYLGTSGNVSNPFCSYSDKFCSRDNSYKEAGSVDGSDMFHGPASLFGGVEYQTPWQPLRLKLEYEGNNYQQDFAGKLEQKSKFNVGAIYRVTDWADVNLSYERGNTFMFGVTLRTNFNDLRPAYHDNSRPQYRPQPQDAILQHSVVANQLTLLKYNAGLADPKIQVKGDTLYVTGEQVKYRDSREGIVRANRIVMNDLPEGIRTIRVTENRLNLPQVTTETDVASLKRHLEGEPLGHETPLAQKRVEPIVPESTEQGWYIDKSRVDFHLDPVLNQSVGGPENFYMYQLGVMGTADLWVTDHLLTTGSVFANIANNYDKFNYTNPPKDSHLPRVRTHVREYVQNDVYVNNLQANYFQYFGNGFYGQVYGGYLETMFGGAGAEVLYRPVDSNWAFGLDANYVKQRDWRSAQDMMKFTDYSVKTGHLTAYWTPSFAQDVLVKASVGQYLAGDKGGTLEIAKRFDSGVVVGGYATITDASPDEYGEGDFTKGVYVSVPLDIFSSGPTRSRAAIGWTPLTRDGGQQLGRKFGLYDMTSDRSVNFR; via the coding sequence ATGAAAAAAACACATCTGCTCAGCGTGCTGGCGCTGGGTATTAGCGCGGCCTGCCATGCCGAAACATATCCAGCCCCTGTTGGGCCTTCACAATCTGACTTTGGCGGCGTGGGCCTGCTGCAAACGCCGACAGCGCGTATGGCGCGTGAAGGGGAGATGAGCCTGAACTATCGCGATAACGATCAGTACCGCTACTACTCGGCTTCGGTTCAGCTTTTCCCGTGGCTGGAAACCACGTTGCGCTATACCGATGTCCGTACGAAAAAGTACAGCAGCGTGGAATCATTCTCCGGCGACCAGACTTACAAAGATAAAGCGTTTGATGTGAAACTGCGGTTGTGGGAAGAGAGTTACTGGATGCCGCAGGTGGCGGTTGGCGCGCGCGATATCGGCGGGACGGGGCTGTTTGATGCGGAATATATTGTAGCGAGTAAGGCCTGGGGGCCGTTTGATTTTTCATTAGGTCTCGGCTGGGGCTATCTTGGCACCAGCGGCAATGTGTCTAATCCTTTCTGTTCGTATAGTGATAAATTCTGTTCGCGTGATAACAGCTACAAAGAGGCAGGTTCCGTCGACGGTAGCGATATGTTTCACGGCCCGGCCTCGCTGTTTGGCGGCGTGGAATACCAGACCCCGTGGCAACCGCTACGCCTGAAGCTGGAGTATGAAGGCAATAACTATCAGCAGGATTTTGCGGGTAAACTGGAGCAGAAGAGCAAGTTTAACGTCGGCGCCATTTACCGCGTCACCGATTGGGCCGACGTTAACCTCAGCTACGAGCGCGGCAATACCTTTATGTTTGGCGTTACGCTGCGCACCAATTTCAACGATTTACGTCCCGCGTATCATGACAATTCACGCCCGCAATACCGACCACAGCCGCAGGATGCCATCCTGCAACATTCGGTAGTGGCTAATCAATTAACGTTATTGAAATATAATGCCGGTCTGGCGGACCCGAAAATCCAGGTCAAAGGCGATACGCTATACGTTACCGGTGAACAGGTGAAGTACCGCGACTCCCGTGAAGGGATCGTGCGCGCTAACCGGATCGTCATGAACGATCTGCCGGAGGGGATCCGCACGATCCGCGTGACGGAAAACCGCCTTAATCTGCCGCAGGTCACCACTGAAACCGATGTCGCCAGCCTGAAACGCCATCTGGAAGGCGAACCGCTGGGACATGAAACTCCGCTGGCGCAAAAACGCGTGGAGCCGATCGTGCCAGAGAGTACTGAACAGGGCTGGTATATCGACAAGTCGCGCGTTGATTTTCATCTTGATCCCGTGCTGAATCAGTCGGTAGGCGGCCCGGAAAACTTCTATATGTATCAGTTGGGCGTAATGGGAACTGCGGATCTGTGGGTCACGGATCATCTGCTCACCACGGGCAGCGTGTTTGCCAATATCGCCAACAACTACGACAAATTTAACTACACCAATCCGCCGAAGGACTCGCATCTGCCGCGGGTGCGTACGCATGTCCGTGAGTATGTGCAGAATGATGTTTATGTGAATAACCTACAGGCCAACTACTTCCAGTATTTTGGCAATGGTTTCTATGGGCAGGTCTACGGTGGTTATCTGGAGACCATGTTTGGCGGTGCCGGGGCGGAAGTCCTGTATCGCCCGGTAGACAGCAATTGGGCGTTTGGCCTGGATGCCAACTACGTGAAACAGCGTGACTGGCGTAGCGCGCAGGATATGATGAAGTTTACCGATTACAGCGTGAAGACCGGACATTTGACCGCATACTGGACGCCGTCGTTCGCCCAGGATGTGCTGGTGAAAGCCAGCGTTGGTCAGTATCTGGCGGGCGATAAAGGCGGTACGCTGGAGATCGCCAAACGCTTCGATAGCGGCGTCGTTGTCGGCGGTTACGCGACGATTACCGATGCGTCGCCGGATGAATATGGGGAAGGGGATTTTACCAAAGGCGTATATGTTTCCGTGCCGCTGGATATCTTCTCGTCCGGCCCAACCCGAAGTCGTGCGGCAATTGGCTGGACGCCGCTGACGCGTGACGGTGGTCAACAGCTTGGCCGTAAGTTTGGCCTGTATGATATGACCAGTGACAGGAGCGTAAATTTCCGTTAA